The Penaeus chinensis breed Huanghai No. 1 chromosome 6, ASM1920278v2, whole genome shotgun sequence genomic interval gaagaagaagaagaagaagaagaagaagaagaagaagaagaagaagaagaagaagaagaagaagaagaagaaggggaagaagaagaagaagaagaagaagaagaagaaggggaagaagaagaagaagaagaagaagaagaagaagaagaagaagaagaagaagaagaagaagaagaagaaggggaagaagaagaagaagaagaagaagaagaagaagaagaagaagaagaagaagaaggggaagaagaagaagaagaagaagaagaagaagaagaagaagaagaagaagaagaagaagaagaagaagaagaagaagaagaagaagaaggggaagaagaagaagaagaagaagaagaagaagaagaagaagaagaagaagaagaagaagaagaagaagaagaagaagaagaagaagaagaagaagaagaagaagaagaagaagaagaagaagaagaagaagaagaagaagaagaagaagaagaagaagaagaagaagaagaagaagaagaagaagaagaagaagaagaagaagaagaaggggaagaagaagaagaagaagaagaagaagaagaagaagaagaaggggaagaagaagaagaaggggaagaagaagaagaaggggaagaagaagaggaaggggaagaagaagaggaaggggaagaagaagaggaaggggaagaagaagaggaaggggaagaagaagaagaaggggaagaagaagaagaaggggaagaagaagaagaaggggaagaagaagaagaaggggaagaagaagaagaagaaggggaagaagaagaagaagaagaagaagaaggggaagaagaagaagaagaagaaggggaagaagaagaagaagaggaagaagaagaagaagaagaagaagaaggggaagaagaagaagaagaaggggaagaagaagaagaagaagaagaagaagaagaaggggaagaagaagaagaagaagaagaagaagaagaagaagaaggggaagaagaagaagaagaagaagaaggggaagaagaagaagaagaagaagaaggggaagaagaagaagaagaaggggaagaagaagaagaagaagaagaagaagaagaagaagaagaagaagaagaaggggaagaagaagaagaaggggaagaagaagaagaaggggaagaagaagaagaagaagaagaagaagaagaagaagaagaagaagaagaagaagaagaagaagaagaagaagaagaagaagaagaagaagaagaagaagaagaagaagaagaagaagaagaagaagaagaagaagaagaagaagaagaagaagaaggggaagaagaagaagaagaagaagaagaagaagaagaagaagaagaagaagaagaagaagaaggggaagaagaagaagaagaagaagaagaagaagaagaagaagaagaagaagaagaaggggaagaagaagaagaagaagaagaagaagaagaagaagaagaagaagaagaagaagaagaaataaggcaaaagaagaagaaaaaagaagtcaaaagaaaaaaaaaaaggacaaaggaagaaCACAGAACAAGAcctaaaagaagaaataacaaaaagcgTTCGGTGAGTCATCCCAAAAGGTGATGTTCCCACGACGTACACACACCTCGCCGACATCGATAGCACGCTCTTCACGCCCATACGTCAAGCATCGCCTGCTGAGCTGTAATTACATGTTCTGGCGAGCCCAAACACGTGCGCATCGATCATTACATGCACTGGGGAGATATAGGTAAACAACAGGATGCCATACATGGGATATGGTATGAATTGTATCGTACGCAGGTCGGAGAGTTCTTATACTTCGTGAGCTGAGGTTTGTGCTTGTAAAATGTATGGGAACTTGTTTTGGCAATAGGTGTCTTTCGTTGTGGATCGAGTGTTGTGAAAGGGAGTTCGGTTATTTATAGTCCGTAATTTGAATCGTTTGCGCTGACGGTGCTTCTAAGATTCCGTCGGGCTTTGGAAAACTCTCTGGTGGTCAGGATTTAACGGGATTGAAAGTAATCGGATTTCGCCTCACTTACTGTGTACCTTTCATTACACGCCAATAACTTAAAGTTTGCTGATCGCTAAATCCGCAAACACAACCGTCCTGACCTCAGTTGACCCCCGGCGACTCAGATCTCTCATGTGCGGATCTGAGAGAGGTCAAAGCCAATTAGCGTGTATGTCAATCATCCGCCAGGATGTAGCCGGGGAGCTGTGTTAAACATATCATTAACATGTAAATGGGTGTATACAGAAACACTtgcatacactgtgtgtgtatgtgtgtgtgtgtgtgtgtgtgtgtgtgtgtgtgtgtgtgtgttttgtgtgtgtccatctctGTGTCCGAATGCACGTTTGTGCCTGTTCTTGACTAAGTGCGTTATGTATACATGTGAcaataaatattaatagtaattattcaATTGAAATGTCATGACATTATCCTTCATCCATATCTTACAGCGTGTATAGGTCTTGCCGAAGACAGCACACTCGCCAGAGAGATTTAAGAGGAAAGGCTGATGTAAGGGTTTTGCTGAAAGGGAGGACGCGAGTGCACAGAGGTGGCAGTAGGCCTGGGATGACCCCATGGGGAGCCTTGTGAAGGGAGAATTTACGCTGTCTTGTTAACCGGTTGTGGGACTAACGAGATTAACTTTAAATCTTTAATGTGAATAGGTGTAATTATTCTCTTATGTGCCGCTTTGTTATTTTAACGTTAAGAATGTATATCATTTCTTATCTGTTATGCTACATATCATGAAATGATCCTGCTGCAAAATAATTTTATGTATGTCTTCGTCTTAGTCATCAGATGAACGGAACACGGAGCATACTAATTGATGAACGAAATGGTATTCACCCATCTGTCAAAATTGGATacctaaaacacacactcactcactctctcactctctctctctctctctctctctctctctctctctctctctctctctctctctctctctctctctctctctctctctctctctctctctctctctctctctttctctccatatatatctctttgtctgtctcatttatctatatgtctctgaTTTTCTTGAACTATGGAAGAGAAGAAACCTATCGATTAGGGCGGGCATGAAAAGTTCAGGGGTTCGCACGCCATTACGCGcttccgtctcttctctttctctcttgttctcttctctctctttctctttctctttctctctctctctctctctctctctctctctctctctctctctctctctctctctctctctctctctctctctctctctctctctctctctctcctcactaattcttcctgtcctccccttgctcttgctcttgtttcttacgtgcgtgcgtgcgtgcgctgcAGACGGGGATGATATCGAGCGGCCTGAACTCGCTGTCGCCATTAACTTGACCTATTCGCTGCCTTGGCGTCTCCGGACTTGATTATCAACTTCGAATCTCGTTTATCGATTCGCGACGGAGCCGGATTACGGTGATGCAGTATCTTATCACTAGCTGGGGTTGCtttaggaaggaaaaaaataaataatcgatGTTCCGGTTATTGCCTGAAATTATTGTGCTTTCGTGTGTAGTAAAAACAAGCAAGCACGCGAAAAACTTTGGAGATGCGTATGTGCTGTGCGTTTGTCTGCGTGAGTTATTCCCTTAAACGATAGATATCTAGTCATGAAAGAAACTGGCAGGGggataaaaaatagaagaatataatagataaaaacaatgGACAAAGGGGAAACGGAGATATGGATGAGACATAAAGACACAGTGATTGCAAACTTCCTTGGTTTGTACTATGCAGAAGATCAAGGGAATTCCCGGTGACAAGATACTGTTTAAAAGATAAAGGTAGAGCAGCTTAAACAATGACGACATGATTCACAGTATACATCAATACAACCAAACAACAACCGTTCCCTTACACAAGTGAAAAGAATATCCATCCAAATCTGCATACCTTTTCGGCCTTTGACTAGCAACTCCCAAGCCTTGGATCGAGATATCCTCTCAATCTCCCCATTTCATCCTTCATCGACATAGCAGTCAAATAAATCCCCCTCGATACTCGTTAGCAGAAGCCTCTCCGACGAGCACATCTGCCGACGGAGGGGCAGGCGAGCGGCGCGGCGTCTCAGGCATCAGTCAGCCGGGGGGCGCCCTCACCTGAGCGGCTCCGGCGGACGGACGCCTCCCTCCACTGTGCCCTTTCATTGCGGAACATTCACGGGAGGTGAGTCATGGCCCCCgcgtctccttcctcatccctcctctctctctctctcttcgtttattttcttctcgttgtctgtctgtctgcctcattctctctatctatctgtttgtctctctgtctgtctttcggtctctctccctctctctctctctctctctctctctctctctctctctctctctctctctctctctctctctctctctctctctctctctctctctctgtctctctctctctctctttctctctctctctctctctagttctgtaTTTATctacgtctttctctccctccatctctctctctttatctctgcgtCCTTCATTCTGCCCGttccctttttattccctctcccttcccttgcccttccgtttctcctctttcttctgcaacccttcactctcctctccttaaTCTCCGTCCCCTagtctctccttctatttcttgacTTTTATTCTCCCCCGTCTTCtcaccctcctcgtctcccttcttctctcttttctttacttcgtGTATTGATTCCGCTCTTATGAGAGTAACTCTTGCCTCGTGACGAATCTcgcctttccctccatttccccttctgtaccttcttaccttctccctccttctttctgtttttctttcccctcttcttatctttcgttcctcctttcttctttctctctctctcctcctcgttatTTTCTCTCATTGGTTGCGACTCgttgttctctccttttttcttctctcttctccatttccacttatccttccttctttctcccttcctttgtccttccttcgctttctctctccttccttcccagcttctccacccaccccttctcttcGCGTACTGATAACGAGATGAAATCCCATTTCCTCatgtcttcttcctttcattttcacccctttccttctttctccctccctctctcctcccttcaccctctccctccttctctcccagaTTCTATTCCCTCAATTTCGCGTACTGATAACGAGATGAAATCACCTTCCATTatttcttctcacctctccttctctctccctccttctctctccctccttctctctccctcctcctctctccctccttctctctccctccttctctctccctccttctctcccccttccttctctctccctccttctctcgcagattctctctccccccccccacttcgcgTACTGATAACGAGATAAGAgcagtgcctccccccccccccccgtcctcctccccccactccctccaccaaTCGCAACTTGGGCTAAATATGGCCGAGCTGGGAAGCGTCTCGCGAACAAAGTTATCGCCCCCCTTTGTCACTCTGGCATTCATATTATTGCAACATCTATTTTTGCAATTGCAAGGTACACGTCCCTCTGGGAgagactaacatatatatatatgctgtgatGAGACGTCGTTTCATTTTGAGTTGTCAGCGACGTCTTAAAGTCGAAGATTTTAGTTAACGTCTTCCGTATTTTATgctatatttttcgtttttttttttttttttttcaaggcgtTTCCCCACAACTGATGAAGTTTATTCTTGGGGTCTCTTGGCTTCTTGTTTGTAACACAGTGATACGCCCAGCTTGATTGGTCAAAATATATTCTGACTTTTTTGTTCAATTTGTTTTATAGAAGTGTTTGGCGAACACAGTGTATGCATTCTGAAAAGTGGAACGTTGTTATGTttcattgttttatatttgtgtgtgtgtgtgtgtgtgtatgtgcttgcgtgtgtgtgtatgtgtgtgtgtgtatgtgtgtgtgtgtgtgtgtgtgtgtgtgtgtgtgtgtgtgtgtgtgtgtgtgtgtgtgtgtgtgtgtgtgtgtgtgtgtgtgtgtgtgtgtgtgtgtgtgtgtgtgtgtgtgtgtgtgtgtgtgtgtgtgtgtgtgtgtgtgtgtgtgtgtgtacgtatgtgtgcatggatattcccttaggtgtgggtgtgtgttcgtgttggTGTCCAGACTTCATCATATAGTTCTCAACGTATTTTTATAACAATGCCACTTACAAAAAAAATAGTCAGAAGACCCTCAAGCAAACACATAACTCGCAACAACGCAAATACCAAAACCAGATCATGAGATTAATCAAACATTTCATTAAACTTACAATTACTATTTACCAAACCCTTTTACGATCACTGCCTCAGTCGTAATAGCATCTTTCTACTCACAAGGGATAATTACCAGGTGTACCAAAACACGAGGAAATTACATGTCAGAAACTTGACGTACGGTTCATATTGTCCGAGGTAAGTGTAAAACTCTTTTAAGCTTTaaagactttaaaaaaaagttttaagaaCACGAAGCTAGAATAAAAGGGGTAATTAAAATATGGAGATCGTCGGTAATtagcatatgtttgtatattcaaagctagaaaaaaatagagaggcggtgggagggaaggagcagagggaaggggagggagagacagacatgcagagtgggagagagagagaagggggagggagagagagagagagagagagatgtgaaagatggggagaaagaatatatagttagatatacagaacgagagagaaagagaaatacagatacaaaGGCATACAGATACAGAATGACGGgtgacaatcagacagacagacaaacagacagagacgcaacaaacaaaagaaagaaaagaaacgaaaagacctCAGTTTACCTGGAAATGGAACAGCACCAGCAGGCGGAGGCAAAATTTGAGAGCGGGGCAATGTCGAGGAGGAATATATTTCGAGCCACACATCACGGGGGTGGAGGAGCACTCGGGAGTTCCACAGCAAAGAGGTGGAATGAGATTTGCGTAATTCAGAGTGGAACTTAGACCTGCCCGCCTCTGCCAGAGGAGCAGAGAGTCTCCGGCAATGAATAGGAAGAATTTCAAATATACGGTCGGTCTATTTAGCGAAAGGTCTTATGCAAATATATTCTGTCGAagaacacacgcgcgtgcacttttttttctcttcttttcatttaagTATGtgaacagaaaaagacagacaagcattataaagagactgacagacagagaaactcaACGTCTGACAAACAGAgaaatgtgccccccccccccccaccctctcctccccgctgAACATTTCATAGCcattataataaggaaaatgcaCCAAAAGGAAAACGGAATCAAATTAAAAACAGAATGAGGAAAATATCTCAACTTACTACGTGGTTTGCGTACAGGAGACGCCTCACTCTACGGGATAATAAGCTGAACGTGTGATTAAGGAAATTAGATTAATTAAAGAAAATTGAGGATATGATAATTTGCAGACTGTATCATCAtagtacaatatacatatgtgtgtatgtgtgtgtgtgtgtgtgtgtgtgtgtgtgtgtgtgtgtgtgtgtgtgtgtgtgtgtgtgtgtgtgtgtgtgtgtgtgtgtgtgtgtgtgtgtgtgtgtgcatatatatatatatatatatatatatatatatatatatatatatatacgtatatttgtgtgtatgtgtatatatatacatatatgtatgtatgtatgtatgtatgtatgtatttatgtatgtatgtatgtatgtatgtatgtatgtatgtatgtgtgtgtgtgtatatatatatatatacatatatgtatgtatgtatgtatgtatgtatatatgtatgtatgtatgtatgtatatatatatacatatatatatacatatatatatttatagatagatagatagatagacagatagatagatagatatttaaacacatacacacacacacacacacacatacacacacacacacacacacacacacacacacacacacacacacacacacaaacacacacacacacgtacacacacacacacacacacacacacacacacacacacatatatatatatatatatatatatatatatatatatatatacatatatatatatatacatacatatatatatatacatatatatatatatatatatatatatatatgtgtgtgtgtgtgtgtgtcggtgtgtgtgtgtgtgtgtaaatacatatatatgcacacacacacacacacacgcacacacatatgtataaatatatttatacacacacacacacacacatgtgtgtgtgtgtatatatatatatatatatatatatatatatatgtatatatatatatatgtgtgtgtgtgtgtgtgtgtgtgtgtgtgtgtgtgtgtgtgtgtgtgtgtgtgtgtgtgtgtgtgtgtgtgtgtgtgtggtgtgtgtgtgtgtgtgtgtatatatttgtgtgtgtgtgtgtgtgtgtgtgtgtgtgtgtgtgtgtgtgtgtgtgtgtgcataaatatatatacatacatatatacatatatatgcacacacacacacacacacacacacacacacacacactcacacacacacacatatatatatatatatatatatatatatatatatatatatatatatatgtatatatatatatgtatatatatatatgtatatatatgtatatatatacacatctatctatctatatatacatatatatatatatatatatatatatatatatatatatatatatatacacatacacattataccaATTGACAAATGCATGTATATCCTCCCATTTCCAGAAATAACCAAAGCAAAGATTTCCATCCACGTGTCCCTAAGATCACCCCTCGCAGCGGCGCCGGACAAACGCAGCCCAACGCAGCCCAAAGCAGCCCAACGCAGCCCAACGCAGCCCAACGCAGGCGCGAAGGCAAACACTTTCAGCCTCTGAAGTCCTCTTTCGCATCCCATCTGCCGGTCGATGTCAGGTGTTGTTAGGTGAGCAGAGACGGTGTGAGTTAATTAATCAAGGTGACACTAATGGAACGAGTAAACTAGGCAGGTGGTGGGTAAGTACGTGTACATTAAATTGTGTACATCACGCACCGATACTGaggaaatgtgtgtttgtttatgttgtcgGTTTGTGAGAAATcgttcgcctttttttttttttttagaatttcattaatctctatatttatttatttatatcccaTCATCGAAACTATCAGTAATTACCTGCCATCAgtatatcatcaccata includes:
- the LOC125026298 gene encoding uncharacterized protein DDB_G0271670-like produces the protein SSSSSSSSSSSSSSPSSSSSSSSSSSSSSSSSSPSSSSSSSSSSSSSSSSSSSSPSSSSSSSSSSSSSSSSSSSSSSSSSSSSSSSSSSSSSSSSSSSSSSSSSSSSPSSSSSPSSSSSPSSSSSSSSSSSSSSSSSPSSSSSSPSSSSSSSSPSSSSSSSSPSSSSSSSSSSSSSPSSSSSSSSSSSPSSSSSSPSSSSSSSSSSSSSSSPSSSSSSSPSSSSSSSSSPSSSSSSPSSSSSPSSSSSPSSSSSPSSSSSPSSSSSPSSSSSPSSSSSPSSSSSPSSSSSPSSSSSPSSSSSSSSSSSSSSPSSSSSSSSSSSSSSSSSSSSSSSSSSSSSSSSSSSSSSSSS